Genomic DNA from Desulfuromonas versatilis:
CGGATAATCGGCCTGACCCTTGATATTCGTGAGTTTTGAAAGGTTGAACACGCTGGTATCCATGGCCGGGAAGACACCGGAGTAATCGGCAATGCTCTGCAATTCCTTGGCATTGGGCAGACGCCAGTCATCGTAACCGGCAATGGTGGCGTTCTCGGCATAGGCCAGAGCCGCTTCCCAGTTGATCGCCTCGCCGTTGTCGTCCTGTGACCACATCAGGCCGGTTGCATTATCGCTGACGGTACCGTCGCCGTTATCGATGAAATCGTTGATGCCGTACTCGGCGCCGCTGACACAGCGGACGAATCTGCGACCGCTCATTGCCTTGATGTGCCCGGTCCAGTCGTTGACAATGAAAGCGGGATCACCCTGCACCTGCTCGTTCTGATATTCGCTTTCGACCAGGTAGAGGTTGCTCGTCCATGAATGATGCCGCCCCATATCTGAACCATCGCCAACGAGATGGAAGTAGTCGGTATCGACCCAGGGCCACCCGGTCGAAAAGTCCCTGATGGACCAAAGTTCCTTGACGTTTGGTAAGCGCCAGTTGGTGATACCGCCTGCCTCAAGGGCTTCACAGTAACCCGAAGCGTCCGACCAGGGCATGGAATAGCTTGATAGCTCCTGGGTCCAAACCAGGCCGGTAATGTTGTCGGTAATCGTCCCGTCGCCGTTGTCGGTGTAACTGGGAGTATTGCCGGTGTATTGTGCATCCTGCCCATAAAACGCTTCGCCTTCGGCCGGCCCTTCGATGAGGTCGCTGTTGTCGTAGCAGGTGCCCTGTCCGGTATCGACGATAGGGTAGGCCATGGCAGATGCTCCGGTCGAGTTAACCGCCTGAACGTCTGTCCCCCCCCCGTCCGAACCACATCCAGCATGCAGAGCAAACAGGCTCAGCAGTAACACATTGGAGATTAGAGACTTCAGTTGTTTTGTCATTCTTTTCTCCTGAGTGAATTTTTAAGAACGATTTTTTCGATCATTTCGGGTTGCGGCGAAGTCCGTTGGAGAGCCTGGATTGAAAATGTGGAGGGAAAATGAAAGAAATGTGAAATACTCCGATACTCAGAACCTTGAGGAACTCTACCAACTCGCGACCGTCTCGCCGGCAGCTATGCGAAGAATGACGGCTGGTGGTTTTTGGCTGCAGGGTTTCGATCTCCTGGATCGTTTCCTCGATGCATCGAAAGCAACGGCGAAAAACGATAGATTTTTCCTCATCCTTCAACAAGAGAAAAGCCCGCCAAATTAGCCTGGCGGGCTTTTCATGTC
This window encodes:
- a CDS encoding Lcl C-terminal domain-containing protein, with amino-acid sequence MTKQLKSLISNVLLLSLFALHAGCGSDGGGTDVQAVNSTGASAMAYPIVDTGQGTCYDNSDLIEGPAEGEAFYGQDAQYTGNTPSYTDNGDGTITDNITGLVWTQELSSYSMPWSDASGYCEALEAGGITNWRLPNVKELWSIRDFSTGWPWVDTDYFHLVGDGSDMGRHHSWTSNLYLVESEYQNEQVQGDPAFIVNDWTGHIKAMSGRRFVRCVSGAEYGINDFIDNGDGTVSDNATGLMWSQDDNGEAINWEAALAYAENATIAGYDDWRLPNAKELQSIADYSGVFPAMDTSVFNLSKLTNIKGQADYPFYWSSTTNPYIEAFAEGTTDTGSVYLPGYTYAWVLAAGYNTDPDGYDLHGAGSIVFDTKAEEVSDGSGIEAFYHHVRLVRGGNVTKTPDGDPGTYRGYDATRVVSFPDGDTGNNAAGNAGGPPDFAVAAEQLGVTEAALLAALGDPTQGEPDYGAAAATLGVTVEALQAALGAVGGAP